The window GGGGAATCGGTTGACGGCGACGACGACGGGGAGACCGAAGTCCCGAATCGTGTTCACGTGGTGGAAGAGGTTCGGAAGACCGTCGCGGACCGCGTCGGGGTCGGGTTTCGCAAGCACGTCGAAGTCGGCCGGCCACATGTCGAGTCCGTGGCGCTTGAGGCCGCGAACCGTCGCGACGACGACGACTGTCTCCGGTGCCGCACCTTCGCGGGCGACGATGTCGAGGAACTTCTCTGCGCCGAGGTCAGCGCCGAATCCTGCCTCCGTGACGAGATAGTCTGTGTACGCGAGGCCAACGTCGTCGGCGACGAGCGTGTTGGTTCCGTGTGCGATGTTCGCGAAGGGTCCGCCGTGGACGAACGCCGGCACACCCTCGATAGTCTGGACGAGGTTGGGTCGCAGTGCGTCTCGAAGCAGGGCGCTGACCGCCCCGGTTGCACCGATATCGTCGACGGTGACCGGCGCGCCGTCGCGGTCTGACGCGACGACGATTCGGCCGACACGGCGACGAAGGTCTGCGAGGTCCGACGCCAGACAGAGGACGGCCATCAGTTCGGACGCCGCGGTGATGCCGAACCCGTCTTCTCGCGGCGGACCGTTGACGCTCCCGCCGAGTCCGACGACGGTCTCTCGGAGCGCTCTGTCGTTCACGTCGAGCGAGCGTGTCCACGAAATCCGGTCGACGTCGATGTCAAGTTCGTTTCCGTGGTGTACGTGGGCGTCCAGCATCGCCGAGACGAGGTTGTGGGCGGCCGTGAGCGCGTGGATGTCGCCGGTGAAGTGGAGGTTGATATCCTCCATCGGGAGGACCTGCGAATAGCCACCACCGGCGGCACCGCCTTTGATACCGAAGACGGGGCCGAGCGACGGTTCACGGACCGCGACGGCGACGTTCTCGCCGAGGTGGGAAAGTCCCTGCGCGAGACCGACGGAGATGACGGTCTTTCCCTCGCCTTTCGGTGTCGGCGTGATGCCGGTGACGAGGACGAGCGACCCATTTCGACCACGTTCACGGGCGGTATCGACCGCATCCTGCGTGAGTTTCGCCTTGTTCGACCCGTAGCGCTCGATATCCTCGGGAGCGAGGCCGAGTCGGGCGGCGACTGTCTCGATATCATCCAGTGTTGCTTCCCGGGCGATTGCCTCGTCGGATGGAATCTCGGATGTGAGTGTGGAGTGTGACATACTGGTCTCTGTCTGATAGTTCGGACAGAAGACGAATGAAAGGGGTTCGTGACTCTAAGAAGCCGAGAATCGAGGGAGAGAGACCCACACACGCCGGCGAGTGAGTCGGTCGCCGCAGTAGGTTACCCTGTCTCGTCGGGAGGCGTCCACCCATCTCCGAGGTCGACGAGGTGGTTCACGCTTCCCGGACCGGTACCAACGTCGGCAGGGGACGAGAGCGCGGCGTGTGTGAATGCGATTCCGTGCTGGACGGCCGACGCCAGGTTGTCGCCGTGGGCGAGTCGCGCGACGATGGCGCTGGAGAGCGTGCATCCAGACCCGTGGGTCGCTTCGGTGTCGATGCGCGGGTTGGTGTACGTCGTCGTCTCGTCGGGAGTGACGAGCCAATCGACGACGGTTCCGTCAGCAGTCTCGACGTGCCCGCCTTTCAGGAGGACGGCGTCGGCACCCCAGTCGAAGAATCGCTCCGCGACGGCCCGAACGTTCTCGGGGGTGTTTGGGACGACACCCGTCAGTTCGGCCGCTTCGTCCGCGTTGGGCGTCACGAGCGTCGCCTGTGCGAAGAGGTCGATGTAGGCGTCGATGGCGTCTGTTTCGAGTAACCGGTCGCCCGACGTAGAGACCATCACCGGGTCCACGACAATCGGTCCGTCGTAGTCGCGAAGGCAATCAGCGACCGTTTCCACCCCGCCAGCGGTGGCCAACATACCAAGTTTGACCGCACCGACGTCGAAGTCGCGGTGGACGGCGTCGAACTGGGCGCGGACCGCCTCGGTCGGAAGGACGTGCGTCCCGGCGACCCCCTGTGAGTTCTGCGCAGTCGCGGAGACGAGGACAGACCCACCGTAGACACCGAGGCGAGTCATCGTCTTGAGGTCCGCTTGGATTCCGGCCCCACCGCCCGAGTCGCTAGAGGCGATAGTGAGCGCGTACGGCGTCGTCTGAGGGGCAGGCGACGCTGTTCCTCGTGGTGTTTCGGTCACGGTTCACACCTCGATGCGCTCGATTCGGCCGGTCACGTCGGGCGCGGCGTCGGCGAGTCCCGCGACGGCGTCGAGGAAGGCAATCTTGTAACTCGCCGGGCCGTGGTACTCGCCGAACGACCCGTCTGCGGCCAGTTCGCCAGCGAGGCCGTACGAGGCAGTCGCAGAGAGCGCCGCCTGAAGCGTGTCGCCCATCGCCGCCGCGAAGACGGCGAGCGTCACCCCTTGCATGCACCCGGTTCCGACCACGTTCCCCATCATCGGGTGACCAGTGTGGATTTCGAACGCTTCCTCCTCGGTGGCGACGATATCCGTCTCGCCGGACGCGACGACCACAGCACCCGTCTTTCGGGCGCAGGCGATGGCCGACACGGCGATATCGCCGTACTCGCCGACGGACTCGACGCCACGAACCTCGGCGTCGTCGCCCGCGATGGCCGATATTTCGCCGTAGTTCCCGTTGAGAACGTCCACGTCGAGGTCCGTGACGAGACGGTCGGCGACGCGCGTTCGAGTCGGCGTCGCGCCGACCCCGACAGGGTCGACGACGAGTGGGACGCCGGTGTCGTTCGCCGCCTCGCCGGCGGTCAGCATCGTCTCTTCGCCCGTCGCACTCACGGTCCCCATGTTCAGGAGACACCCGTCGGCGATGGCGACCATGTCGGCGACTTCGCGCTCGTCGTCCGACATCACCGGCAACCCACCCCAGTGGAGGGTGATGTTCGCCACGTCGTTCACCGTCACTTCGTTCGTGACCGAGTTGACGAGCGGTGTCGCCTCCAAGACTGTCGAGAGTGCCGCTTCGAGAGGCACGTCGAGAGCGGTCATCGCTGTGTCCTCCCCGATTCGACCGCAGCAGCGAGACGGCGCGTCGCCGCCGCCGGGTCGTTAGCGGCCGTAATCTCTGAGATGACGGCGACACCGTCGGCACCTGCGGCGACGACATCGGCGGCGTTCTCCGCCGAGATACCACCGATGCCGACGAGCGGAATCGACACGGCGTTGGCGACTGCTTCGACCGTCTCCAGACCGATTTCGGTCTGTTCGACCGTGGTCTGCTTCGACGACGTTACGAAGACGGCACCGACGCCGAGGTAGTCCGCTTCTGCGTCCTCGGCGGCCTTCGCACCCGCGACAGTCGACACCGAGCGACCGATGATGGCGTCTGGGCCCAGTTGGGCACGCGCGACGTCGACGGGAACGTCGTCGTCGCCGAGGTGGACGCCGTCCGCGTCGACTGCGACGGCGATATCGACCCGGTCGTTGACGACGAGTGGGACACCGGCGTCGGCGGTCATCGCACGGAGTTCGCGGGCGAGGTGGTATCGCTCGCAGGCGGGGACGTTCTTCTCACGAAGTTGGACGACGTCGACGCCGCCCTCGAGTGCGGCCGAGACCACGTCCACCGTCGACCGCGCTTCGGAGAGGGTCGACTGAGTGACGAGGTACGTATCCATCGAGATATTCATTGGTTGTATTAGTCAGTGTTCGACCGGGCCGTGAAAACAGTTGTTGATGGATACCCAACACGAGTGGAGGGAGAGAGAGGGACCGGGAATCTCGTCAGTTGAGGTCGGTTCGCCGGAAGACGAGGTACCCGAGGACCAGTGGAATCGTGGTCCACGCCGCGAGGACGAGCGCGAAGACCCACCACTGCGCGTAGAACGGAACTGGGCCGCCGAGGAGTGCCTCCGCACCGGGTATCGCTGGATTGTTCGCACTCAGCACCGCGGTCACCAGCGCACTGTACGCGCCGGAGGGACTCAGTCCCTCGACGAGGATGTACCACGCTGGGACTGTCGACGACGGAAACTCACCGAGGACGACGAGGTGGGCCCCCTGTGGGACGAGGTCCCAGAGGAGTGCTAACCCGAGGTAGACGGCGATACCGAGCGTCATCGCTCGTGCACGAGTGGCCGTCGCGGCGGAGATACCGATAGCGATGCCGACGAAGGAGACACCGAGCGCAGCGGTCAGGAGTACAATCAGTCCGAACGTCGCGACGGGGAGTTCGCCGTAGACGAGGAAGGCGAGGAGGCCCGCGATGAGGACGCCGATGCCGACGCCGGCGACGACGACACCGCTCCGACCGACGAACTTTCCGAGGACGACCGTCCCACGGGCGGGTTTCAGGCCGAGCAAGAGGCGGAGACTCCCAGATTCACGCTCACCGGCGATGGCGAGGTAGGCCGCGACGAGCGAGACGATTGGGACGAGCATGGCCGCGAACTCCGTGGCCGCACCGAGTCCGAGGAGGACAGACCCGTCGAACTCCGGGATGAGAAGCGGCACGAGTGACGTGAGGCCCATGACGAGAGCGACGACGGTGACGAGTCCCCAGAGCAGTTTCGACCGGACCGCGTCGTCGAACTCCTTGGCCGCGATGACGGACCAACTCATCGTTCTGCCTCCACGGCCATCGGTTCGTCCACGGGGTGCGTGTACGCCGAAAACAGGTCTTCGAGCGACGTCTCGTGTGTCTCGATGTCGAGGATGCGACTACCTCCCTCTCGGACTCGGTCGACGAGTGTGACCTTCGAGGTTGGGTCTGTGCACGTCGCTTTGACGACGCTTCCGTCGAGTGCTACGTCGGTGATACCGTCGATGTCGTCGAACTCGACGCCGACTGGCGGCGTGTCGACGGCGAGCGTAATCGTCGCGCCAGTCCCGACCGCTTCGCGCAGGCCGTCGATGGTGTCGATGGCGACGAGTCGCCCACGCGAGAGGATGCCGACGCGGTCACACACCGCTTCGACCTGACTGAGGATGTGTGACGAGAAGAACACCGTTCCGCCCGCGTCGGCGTGGGACCGCGCCAGCGCTCGAATGTCGCGGATACCGTCCGGGTCGAGGCCGCTCGACGGTTCGTCGAGGATGAGTACGTCGGGGTCCCCGACGAGTGCCATGCCAAGTGCAAGGCGTTGACTCATCCCTTTCGAGTAGGTTCCAGCAGGTCGGGCCGCCGCATCCGCGTCCAACCCGACGCGAGCGAGAATCTCGTCTGGGTCGTCGTCGCTCTCCTTCAGTGAGATGGCGAATTCGATGTGTTTGCGCCCCGAGAGGCGGTCGTACAGACTGTACCCGTCGGGGAGGATACCGACGCGTTTGTGAACCGCTTCAGCCTCGTCTTGGGCGTCGTATCCGAGGATGGTCGCCGACCCCGAGGTGGGCCGGACGAAGTCCATCAGCATGTCGATGGTCGTCGATTTCCCGGCACCGTTCGGGCCGAGGAAGCCGAACACTTCTCCTTCTTCGACCGTCAACGAGAGGTCGGAGACTGCGTACACGTCGTGGCCGTACCGCTTCGTCAACCCAGTCGTCTCGATGGCGGGCACGGTCACCACGTCCCCCCGAGATGGTCGGGGCACTGAGGGTCGCTCCGATTTGGCCACTGTCGAGTCCAGAAGAGGTTCATGTCGGTAGAGACGGCTCTCACGAAGTAAATAGTCGCATCACATTCTCACCCCGTGGTAGGCTCGATTCCACGTGGCTCTCTGACCCGGTATGGTCGTCGTTCCCGGAGAGTGAGAGTCTGAAACGGCCATTATCCCCACTGACGACGAATAGTCACCCGGTGACCGCAGATGGCGTCATTCCTCGTCGTATACGGAAGTAGCGAAGGACAGACAGCGAAAATATCGGAGCGAATCGTAGACGTGCTTGCAGACCGTGGCCACGAGGCCACCGCCGTCTCCGCAGGTTCGGTTCCGACGGACGTAGACCCGGACGCGTTCGACGCGATACTCGTCGGGTCGTCGATTCACATGGGCAAGCACGCCAAGCCCGTCTACACGTTCGTCCGCGAGAACCGCGCGGCGCTCGAAGACCGGCCGAACGCGTTCTTCCAGGTGTCGATATCGTCTGCCAACCCGGACGACGAGGCACAGGCCCACGCAGCGACGTACGTCGATGAATTCATCGAAGGGTCTGGATGGCACCCAGACAGAATCGCCCTCTTCGGTGGCGCACTCCGCTACTCGAAGTACGGGTTCCTCACTCGAATCGTGATGAAGCGTATCGCGAGGGATGCGACCGGTGACACGGACACCTCGCGCGACTACGAGTACACCGACTGGGACGAAGTCGAGGCGTTCGCGGCGGACGTCGCATCACTGGTCGAGACTGGCGACGTGTCCGCGAGTGGCGAATCGGAGGGGACGCAGGCGTGAGGACAGCGGGGTCTGCCGTGCAGACTGATACTGCCGTGTCTCTCCCGAGGCCGTACGTCGTGGCGTCGGCTCTGACGCTCTCCTTAGCCGCCGCAGCGACGCTCGTCGGGTTGTTCGTCCCCGACTTCTACCGCGACGCGCCTGCGCTCGTCGCGCAGGTGTACGGACAGGACGCATTGACGCTCGTCGTCGCGCTTCCGGTCCTCGCGGGGTCGCTCTCGCTCGCACGTCGAGGGTCACAAAGCGGGTACGTCGTCTGGCTTGGCGTGACCGGATACCTCCTGTACACGTACGCCTCGTACGCGTTCATGACGGCGTTCAACGAACTGTACCTCGTCTACGTGGCCCTGTTCGCACTCACGCTGTTCACCTTCGTCGGCGGGATGCTCCGACTCGACGCCGTGGCGCTTCGTGAGCGAATGGGTGACCACCCAGTGCGCGCGTACGTCGTGTTTCAGGTGGTCGTCGCCGTCGTCGTTGCGGCACTGTGGCTTTCGGAAATCGTCTCCGCGACGCTGGGTGGAACCGTCCCCGTGAGCATCCATGAGATGGGCATCCCGGTGAACGTCATCCACACACTGGACCTCGCCGTCTTCGTTCCCGGCCTCGTCCTCGCTGCGTATTGGCTCTGGCGCGGTGACGCTCGTGGATACGCACTGACCGGCGTCCTCGTCGTCAAGGCGACGACGCTCGGATTGGCCGTCTTGTCGATGGTCGTCTTCATGGTTCGCGACGGCCACGCCATCGTCCTCCCACAGGTGATTATCTTCGCCGCGTTCAGTCTCGCCGGATTGGCGTTAGTCGGCAGATTCGTCACGGCCATCCGGGGCGCATCGCCGACGACGACGCGGACGACACAGACGAGCGGTGAGATTCGATAGACTGTGCGCGACGACGGACGTTCTCACCCACTTGGAACTGTGTGGTGAGTACATCCACTCACGGACGAAATACCAACCAACGAACGGGTATCCTCCCGAGCGCATCTATGCGCTGACTGGATTCAACTGGTGGTTACATTGAAAACACGCACACTCGGCATCGTGGTAGTCGTCCTCCTCCTCCTCGTCGCCGTCGTCGGTGGTGGTCTGTGGGCAGTCGGACGTCTCTCGTTCCTCGATTCGTACAGAAGCGAGTACGACTACACGGTCCGCGTCTCGGCAGACGAACCGATTTCGAACGTGACTATCTTCGTTCCGTTACCGGTCCACGACGGAACGTCGGACGTCGGCACCGTCGTCGAGACGCGCGAGTACTTGAAGCCCGATTCGTGGACGTACTCGGTCGTCGAGACCAGACACGGTCCGATGCTTCGGATTCAGGCAGACGAGATACCCGCTGAACCGACGTACCATCGGGCAGTCATCGAGAACGACCGGCTAGTGCGCTGGGAACAGATTCCGGTCGAAGAGTACGTCCAAAACGACTCTGAGACGGTTCGCGTCGAACACGACGCGGTCGAAGTCAACGCCGACCTGGCGACGAACCGGTCTATCGATACGAAATCGCCCGAACGGGCAGAGCCACTCCTCAACCCCCGGTCGAACGCACGGGCGGTCCCGTGTGAGTGGCCACACGACGCCGACGAGACACAGTGTTACTCGTACGACACCATGATCTTCGTCGAGTACGACGGTCCGGAGACGACGAACCTCACGGTGACGAGCGAACTCCGCGGGGGGAACTCGTGGTGGGTCGGCGGGTGGAATTTCAACGAGTACACCGACCGCGTCTACGTCTACGACCTCCCGGGCGACCAACAGGGGTGGGTCGTCGTCCAAGGCGAACTCCAGACGGGCGTCGGGAACTACCCACTAAACCCACCGCAGTAAGGCGGTCTTTACCCCTATATCGAATGTATTAATTAGTGATATTCGTCAGTTATATGTGCCGCAGGACGAATTGCGTTCCACCGATGGGATTCAGCGACCACCTCCTCGAAGTCGGTGCGGACCACTGGGACGCACAGAAAGAACACCCGTTCGTGGTCGAACTCGCCGAGGGAACCCTCGACGAAGCGGCGTTCCTCCACTGGGTGCGACAGGACTACCACTACCTTCTCGACTACGCGCGGACTTTCGCCCTTCTCGGAGCGAAGGCCGAAGACGAAGAGACGATGGCCCACCTCTACGGTGTCGCACACCGAGTCGTCGACGACGAGATGGACCTCCACCGCGAGTTCGCCGCCTCCTACGGGGTGTCCCCCGCTGACCTCGTGGCGACTGAGAAAGCGCCGACGTGTGTCGCGTACACCAACTACCTGCTCCGGGTCGCCCGTGAGTGCCCCCTCCCCGTCGGTGCGGCGGTCATCTACCCGTGTGGACAGGGGTATCTCGACATCGCAGACCACATGGCTGAACTGTCCGACGGCGACCACCGATACACGCCGTTTATCGAGAAGTACACGAGTGACGGGTTCCGCGACGCCGTCGCGTGGATTCGCGAGTTCGTCGACGAGATGGCCGAGGCGTACCCCGACCAACGCGACGCGATGGAAGACGCGTTCCGTCGAAGCACGAAACTCGAACACACCTTCTGGGAGATGGCTTACACCGGCGAGGAGTGGCCTACGACCGAAACAGCGTAACTTGGGGAGCGACGGCGGCGGTTGACCCCACAGACGACACCACCTCACCGCTACCGCTCGGGGCAAAGATGGCGGCGCGCACACACATTTTTCCCGTCTTACACAATTATACATTATAATGGCTGGTGGCGATGCTCCGCGGACGAACCGACACACGGAACCGACACACGGAACCGACCTGAGCGACTTCCAGCACTTCCAGGAGTCGCGCGACTACGAGGTGGTAGACGTAGACGAGTACGCCGGATTGGCCGACGACTTGCGTAGTGCCGTCAGCGGTGAGGTTCGGTTCGACGAGTACGCACAAGTGCTGTACGCCACCGACGGGTCGATTTACGGGGCACGTCCCGCGGGTGTGGTCATCCCCGAGACGGTGGACGACGTGACGGCGGCCATCGAAATCGCCGGCACCCACGACGTGCCGATTCTCCCGAGAGGTGCTGGGTCGTCACTGGCGGGACAGACCGTTGGCCCGGGATGCGTCGTCCTCGACTTCTCGAAGTACATGGACGACATCGTGGATATCGACCCGGAGAACCGACGCGCGACGGTGCAACCCGGCGTGGTTCAAGACGACTTGGACGACAGACTCGCCGAGTACGGATTGAAGTTCGCACCCGACCCGGCGTCGTCGAATCGCGCGACTATCGGCGGCGGTATCGGAAACAACTCGACCGGTGCGCACT is drawn from Haloferax litoreum and contains these coding sequences:
- a CDS encoding flavodoxin domain-containing protein, which gives rise to MASFLVVYGSSEGQTAKISERIVDVLADRGHEATAVSAGSVPTDVDPDAFDAILVGSSIHMGKHAKPVYTFVRENRAALEDRPNAFFQVSISSANPDDEAQAHAATYVDEFIEGSGWHPDRIALFGGALRYSKYGFLTRIVMKRIARDATGDTDTSRDYEYTDWDEVEAFAADVASLVETGDVSASGESEGTQA
- the tenA gene encoding thiaminase II, with translation MGFSDHLLEVGADHWDAQKEHPFVVELAEGTLDEAAFLHWVRQDYHYLLDYARTFALLGAKAEDEETMAHLYGVAHRVVDDEMDLHREFAASYGVSPADLVATEKAPTCVAYTNYLLRVARECPLPVGAAVIYPCGQGYLDIADHMAELSDGDHRYTPFIEKYTSDGFRDAVAWIREFVDEMAEAYPDQRDAMEDAFRRSTKLEHTFWEMAYTGEEWPTTETA
- a CDS encoding ABC transporter permease subunit, with amino-acid sequence MSWSVIAAKEFDDAVRSKLLWGLVTVVALVMGLTSLVPLLIPEFDGSVLLGLGAATEFAAMLVPIVSLVAAYLAIAGERESGSLRLLLGLKPARGTVVLGKFVGRSGVVVAGVGIGVLIAGLLAFLVYGELPVATFGLIVLLTAALGVSFVGIAIGISAATATRARAMTLGIAVYLGLALLWDLVPQGAHLVVLGEFPSSTVPAWYILVEGLSPSGAYSALVTAVLSANNPAIPGAEALLGGPVPFYAQWWVFALVLAAWTTIPLVLGYLVFRRTDLN
- the thiE gene encoding thiamine phosphate synthase, yielding MDTYLVTQSTLSEARSTVDVVSAALEGGVDVVQLREKNVPACERYHLARELRAMTADAGVPLVVNDRVDIAVAVDADGVHLGDDDVPVDVARAQLGPDAIIGRSVSTVAGAKAAEDAEADYLGVGAVFVTSSKQTTVEQTEIGLETVEAVANAVSIPLVGIGGISAENAADVVAAGADGVAVISEITAANDPAAATRRLAAAVESGRTQR
- the thiM gene encoding hydroxyethylthiazole kinase, which codes for MTALDVPLEAALSTVLEATPLVNSVTNEVTVNDVANITLHWGGLPVMSDDEREVADMVAIADGCLLNMGTVSATGEETMLTAGEAANDTGVPLVVDPVGVGATPTRTRVADRLVTDLDVDVLNGNYGEISAIAGDDAEVRGVESVGEYGDIAVSAIACARKTGAVVVASGETDIVATEEEAFEIHTGHPMMGNVVGTGCMQGVTLAVFAAAMGDTLQAALSATASYGLAGELAADGSFGEYHGPASYKIAFLDAVAGLADAAPDVTGRIERIEV
- a CDS encoding ABC transporter ATP-binding protein, whose amino-acid sequence is MPAIETTGLTKRYGHDVYAVSDLSLTVEEGEVFGFLGPNGAGKSTTIDMLMDFVRPTSGSATILGYDAQDEAEAVHKRVGILPDGYSLYDRLSGRKHIEFAISLKESDDDPDEILARVGLDADAAARPAGTYSKGMSQRLALGMALVGDPDVLILDEPSSGLDPDGIRDIRALARSHADAGGTVFFSSHILSQVEAVCDRVGILSRGRLVAIDTIDGLREAVGTGATITLAVDTPPVGVEFDDIDGITDVALDGSVVKATCTDPTSKVTLVDRVREGGSRILDIETHETSLEDLFSAYTHPVDEPMAVEAER
- a CDS encoding formate--tetrahydrofolate ligase, with protein sequence MSHSTLTSEIPSDEAIAREATLDDIETVAARLGLAPEDIERYGSNKAKLTQDAVDTARERGRNGSLVLVTGITPTPKGEGKTVISVGLAQGLSHLGENVAVAVREPSLGPVFGIKGGAAGGGYSQVLPMEDINLHFTGDIHALTAAHNLVSAMLDAHVHHGNELDIDVDRISWTRSLDVNDRALRETVVGLGGSVNGPPREDGFGITAASELMAVLCLASDLADLRRRVGRIVVASDRDGAPVTVDDIGATGAVSALLRDALRPNLVQTIEGVPAFVHGGPFANIAHGTNTLVADDVGLAYTDYLVTEAGFGADLGAEKFLDIVAREGAAPETVVVVATVRGLKRHGLDMWPADFDVLAKPDPDAVRDGLPNLFHHVNTIRDFGLPVVVAVNRFPDDTDAEVDAILDACANREIPAAVSTAHAEGGPGAAELAELVREQVESGQANLRPTYELDDSLREKITAVATRVYGAADVTFSKQAEKDLGRLAEQGFDSLPVCLSKTPYSLSDDASNTGVPTDWTLHVRELYPAAGAGFVVALTGDVMTMPGLPAHPAALDIDVDDDGTIHGLF
- the thiD gene encoding bifunctional hydroxymethylpyrimidine kinase/phosphomethylpyrimidine kinase; the protein is MTETPRGTASPAPQTTPYALTIASSDSGGGAGIQADLKTMTRLGVYGGSVLVSATAQNSQGVAGTHVLPTEAVRAQFDAVHRDFDVGAVKLGMLATAGGVETVADCLRDYDGPIVVDPVMVSTSGDRLLETDAIDAYIDLFAQATLVTPNADEAAELTGVVPNTPENVRAVAERFFDWGADAVLLKGGHVETADGTVVDWLVTPDETTTYTNPRIDTEATHGSGCTLSSAIVARLAHGDNLASAVQHGIAFTHAALSSPADVGTGPGSVNHLVDLGDGWTPPDETG